The following proteins are encoded in a genomic region of Diabrotica virgifera virgifera chromosome 1, PGI_DIABVI_V3a:
- the LOC126891958 gene encoding craniofacial development protein 1-like, translating into MNRSGAQKHSTLVGEEILGEIHREEEEEEKEDGGKREEGSSAEIVENAEAETEGKKESQGEAGWQDIEESILATFLFDKGERIEMQQVKKRKGDSLEINEKFKKEKLEESKKYSEETDKERVQRKIREMLDILNTDGSIEQERIRMKKLLGEINTIQNKTSHIQVSKGEEEEINASNVN; encoded by the coding sequence ATGAACAGATCGGGTGCCCAAAAACACTCGACACTGGTAGGGGAGGAGATTCTAGGAGAAATACAtagggaagaagaagaagaagaaaaagaagatggaGGCAAAAGAGAGGAAGGTTCCTCGGCAGAAATTGTAGAGAATGCAGAAGCAGAAACTGAAGGAAAAAAAGAAAGCCAAGGGGAAGCAGGATGGCAGGATATAGAAGAAAGCATCCTGGCAACTTTCCTGTTCGATAAGGGGGAAAGAATCGAAATGCAACAAGTAAAAAAAAGAAAGGGGGATAGTCTGGAGATTAATGAGAAATTTAAGAAGGAGAAATTAGAAGAGAGTAAGAAATACTCTGAAGAAACGGATAAAGAGAGGGTCCAGAGGAAGATAAGGGAGATGCTCGATATCCTAAACACGGATGGATCCATAGAACAAGAGAGGATTAGAATGAAGAAGCTACTGGGGGAAATAAACACGATTCAAAATAAAACCAGCCATATCCAAGTGTCAAAAGGAGAGGAAGAAGAGATAAATGCGAGCAATGTCAATTAA